From Sulfurimonas sp., the proteins below share one genomic window:
- a CDS encoding RNA methyltransferase, producing MEDSQEYKNKKAYFEKIITLYGRNVVIEVLEDSTIDIHKLHLSNSNKTDGAIETILKLAKKRGVEVTYHDKNALSRISKNAKQDQGVAIDIIANSYQNANTIKNLKSFKLLALEGIQNPQNLGMIIRSCAGGYVDGIILPKKNSAKISPLVIKASAGTLFKLPIYYCDTLDEVLKELKDTKIYLLSSHAKNSIYDIKKSERSIFVLGNESDGVSKEIEKLCNDSLSIPMNRGVESLNVAVTASLIAFMKS from the coding sequence TTGGAAGATTCACAAGAGTATAAAAACAAAAAAGCATATTTTGAAAAAATAATAACGCTTTACGGCAGAAATGTCGTTATCGAGGTTTTAGAAGACAGTACGATAGATATTCATAAACTTCATCTCTCAAACTCCAACAAAACCGACGGTGCAATTGAGACTATTCTTAAACTTGCTAAAAAAAGAGGCGTTGAAGTCACTTACCACGATAAAAATGCACTTAGCAGAATCAGCAAGAACGCAAAACAAGATCAGGGCGTGGCAATAGACATTATCGCTAACTCTTACCAAAATGCAAATACAATAAAGAACTTAAAGAGTTTCAAACTTCTGGCACTGGAGGGCATACAAAATCCCCAAAATCTCGGAATGATCATCCGTTCATGTGCAGGCGGATATGTTGATGGCATAATTCTTCCTAAAAAAAACAGCGCAAAAATCTCTCCGCTTGTCATAAAAGCGAGTGCGGGAACGCTTTTTAAGCTTCCGATATACTACTGCGACACTCTTGATGAAGTTTTAAAAGAGCTAAAAGATACAAAAATCTATTTGCTATCTTCACACGCTAAAAACAGCATCTATGATATAAAAAAGAGTGAGAGATCAATATTTGTTCTAGGAAACGAGAGTGATGGAGTCTCAAAAGAGATTGAAAAACTTTGTAATGATTCACTCTCTATCCCGATGAACAGAGGCGTTGAGTCGCTTAATGTTGCGGTTACCGC